The Deltaproteobacteria bacterium nucleotide sequence GACGGGTTCGGCACAACCCTTACACTGTTCAATTAGCCATTTGCTTTTTTATTTTTTATAAGGAGAAGAGATTTCGGGGAGGAGAGAATTATATAAAACCGGGACAAATCATTTGCCGGGTAACAAAATTCGCAAAGGTGATTGGTCTCCCTCTTTGGATGAGGAGTGATGACAAAACAAAAAATAAAAATACTTATTGTTGATGATTCCGCCGTTGTTCGGAAAATACTATCCGAAGAGCTTTCCAAATTCCCCGACATAGAGGTTGTGGGAACGGCCCCCGACCCCTTTGTAGCCAGAGATAAAATTCTGAAGCTGCAACCGGAGGTTATAACACTGGATATCGAGATGCCGAGAATGGACGGGTTGACCTTTCTTAAGAAATTAATGAAGCACTACCCATTACCGGTGATCATCGTGAGTTCGCTTACACTAAAAGGGAGTAAATTGGCTTTAGAGGCGATGGAGATTGGCGCTGTGGATGTGATTGCCAAACCGGGCGGCTCTTATTCCGTAGGTGATATGAGTGATATGCTGGCGGAGAAGATCAGGGTTGCAGCGACAGCCAATATATCGCGGCGATATGAAGACACGACAGATACCGGAAAGCCTGAACCGATAAGAGCGCTCGCCGAGACGACTCACAAGGTTATCGCCATCGGTGCATCAACGGGTGGAACAGAGGCGCTTAAAGATGTCCTGACCAGGATGCCTCCCAATTCACCGGGCATCATTGTTGTGCAGCACATGCCGGCGCATTTTACGACGGCGTTTGCCGAGAGGCTGAACAGCCTCTGCCAGGTATCGGTTAAAGAAGCCGGGGACAATGATTCTGTGACAACGGGCACAGTCTTGGTTGCCCCGGGCAATTACCACATGCTTTTGAGGAGAAGCGGAGCGCGATATTATGTTGAGGTCAAGGATGGTCCGAGAGTTCACCATCAGCGTCCATCAGTCGATATTCTGTTTAAGTCAACGGCAAAGTATGCGGGGCCGAATTCAATCGGAGTGATCCTGACCGGTATGGGGGCTGACGGTGCGGAAGGACTTTTAGAAATGAAACAGGCAGGTGCGAAGACAATCGCACAGGATGAAAAAACCTGTGTAGTCTTCGGTATGCCGAAAGAGGCAATTAAACTTGGTGCCGCGGATAAGGTGGTGCCATTGGGGCAGGTTGCCCAAGAAATACTAAGGGTGGTGTAAACAATGTCACATGATCAATTGATGAGATTAATAGATGAAATTGCTTCGAAATTTTTGTTTTTGGACGATCGGGATATCGATATCCCGACGGCCGGAAACTTGCTCAATCAGCTTGATGCTATTATCAAAGGTACAGAGGTCCTGAAGATAGACCCATTGATGTGTGTGGCTAAGGGGTTGAGTTTGCTTTTAGAAAAGAAGATTCTCGATGAAATCAAAGATGCCGGGGCCGTTTTTACCACCTTCGAAAAAGGTATAACCATGATGCAGGAAATTGAACAGAGTTATGCTAAAACTGGTGGTTATCAGGGCGATATCAACGGCTTCATGGAGTCTGTTTGCCACCTGACGGGCGAAGCCCCACCGGTGATTGAATTTACGCAGAGTACGGTCGAAATATGTCAGGAGCCGGATAGTAAAGTAAGTGCCGGATCGGAAAAAGAAGTTGAAGTTCAGGACGAGTCGTTATTGAGGGATTTTATCATTGAGGGGCTTGAATATATTAACGAAATTGAAATGAATATCTTGTATCTGGAACAGGACCCGGAGAACAAGGATTATGTAAATACCATCTTTAGGCCATTTCATTCCATCAAAGGTGTGGCAAGCTTCCTCAATCTGGAAAATATCCGTGATCTTGCCCATCACCTGGAGAATCTCCTTGACAAGGTAAGAAACAATGAACTTTCTGTGACGCCCCATGTTATCGATGTTATCCTTGATGGGGCTGATGCATTGAAGGCAATGATCGGGCGGCACAGAGATCGACTGGAAGGAAAGACAGTTACACCACTTGAAATCGATATCCCGGCATTGGAGAAACGAATAAAAAGCGTTCAAGAGGGGACTAATGAAAAACCAGAACTGAAGAAGATCGGGGAAATTCTGGTAGAAGATGGTCTCATTTCTGAAGATACTTTGGAGGAAGTGCTCGAAGTTGCGAAAACACCACCTGAGAAGAGGATCGGTGAAGCATTGATAGCTGAGGGGAAAGTGACTCCAAAACAGGTATCTCAAGCACTGAGAAAACAGACGAGCCAGGTAGTTGATACGACTTCAATAAGAGTGGATACGAGGAAGCTGGATGATCTGATCGACATGGTCGGGGAGTTGGTCATTACCCAGTCGATGATCAGGCAGAGTCCTATTGTTCAGTCGAACAAGGAAAGAAAATTCTTTAGAGATATTTCCCAACTGGTCAGTATTACATCCGAGTTGCAGAGGACGTCCATGAGTTTGAGGATGATTCCTATAAAGCAGACTTTTCAGAGGATGTCGCGTTTGGTGAGAGATCTTTCAAAATCTGCCGGAAAATCGGTCAATGTGTTTACTGTTGGTGAGGATACGGAAATAGACAGGAATATGACGGAGGAGATTTATAATCCCCTTGTCCATCTGATCAGAAATGCGGTGGATCATGGCATCGAACCTCCGGAGGAGCGGATAAAAGCGGGCAAGAGGGAAACAGGTACGATTCAACTGAAAGCTTACCATAAGGGCGGTAACATCATGATCGAGATATCCGATGACGGGAAGGGATTAAATAAAGAAAAGATACTCAAGAAGGCCCTTGCTAACGGAATTATTGATTCTGCAACAGGTTTTTCAGATCAGGATATATACCGCTTCATCTTACTGCCCGGGCTTTCAACAGCTGATAAGGTAACGGATGTTTCCGGCCGGGGAGTTGGCATGGATGTAGTAAAGCAAGCGGTAGATAAGTTAAGAGGAAAAATAGAGATCAACAGTCATTATGGGACAGGAACGACGTTCGTGACGAGCTTTCCTCTGACGCTTGCCATTATAGACGGAATGATTGTAAGGGTGGGACGTGAAAAATACATCGTTCCAACTGCCACAATCAGGAGACTGCTACGTCCCGCAAAAGAAGCATACAACAGTGTCATCGGTCGGGGCGAGGTTGTAAATGTCATGGGTAAACTGCTGCCTCTGGTTCGGCTGCATGACTTATTTGAAATAGAACCTGATTGCCGGAATCCCTGGGAAGCAACAGTTGTAGTTGTAGAAGGTGAGAACAAATCCAAGTGCCTGTTGGTAGATGAGATCATCGGTCAGGAAGAGGTTGTTATCAAAGGTCTCAGTGAAAGTTTAAGGCATGTAAAAGGGGTTTCCGGCGGCGCGATCCTGGGAGATGGAAACATAGGACTGATACTGGATACGGAAGGTTTATTCGAATTGAGCGAGATGTAAGGTTTAGATGAAAAAAAGAGTAAATTGATCATAAACGGGAGGGAGCATTATGGATGTTAAAAAAATCAAAATCCTGGTAGTCGATGACTTTGCAACAATGAGAAAGGTTATCAGAAACCTTTTGAAACAGTCCGGTTTTGAAAATGTTACCGAGGCCGAGGACGGCGTGGTGGCCCTGAATATATTAAAGACGACGAAAGTGGATTTTGTTATCTCTGACTGGAATATGCCCAATATGACGGGAATTGAACTTTTAAGGTCGGTCAGGGCGGATGCTGAATTAAGCAAAACACCTTTTCTTATGGTTACAGCAGAATCCCTTAAGGAAAATGTCGTGGAAGCGGTTAAAGCCGGGGTCAGCGATTATATCGTGAAGCCATTTACGCATGAAGTCCTTGGTGAAAAAATCGATAAGATCATGAAGAATGTCAACTGATTTTGAAAGGTGAAGAGTCATGGACGTAAAATTTATAAATCCCTTTTTAGGGGGGACCGTTGAGGTATTAACAACGATGGCCTTTGTAAATCCCAAGCCCGGCAAGCCGTATCTTAAAAAAAACAATTTAGCCAAGGGTGATGTTTCCGGGATTATCGGCATTACGGGAACGATAAGGGGTTCGCTTGCTTTGAGTTTCAGTACGGGCAGTATACTTAAAATAGTATCAAACATGCTGGGTGAGGAAATCACATCAATCAACGGCGACATCAGGGATGCTGTTGGGGAAATCACGAATATGGTATCCGGTGCGGCAAGGAAAAGAATAGAAGCGATGGGGTATAGTCTAGCTGCCTCCATTCCGACCGTCGTTTCCGGTAAGGAACACTCAATTATGCATGTGATGGGTGGTCCCAGTGTCGTTATTCCTTTTGAAATGGAAGGAGGTTCTTTCGTGGTGGACGTCTGTATGGGCGATCCCCAGTGATGAATTTTTTTATTCGGCAGGGAGAACCGCTTTTACTGCTATTTGAGGATTAATCAGGTCTTGATCGGGATTAGAGCATGGATTACACTAATGATAAGAAGTATCAAGATGCGAGGGAATATGCAAGAGTAACGGCATATCTTCCCTTAGAGGTTCGTCTTATTCCACCTGAAGAACGCGAAGTTCACATATCTCGAATTTCCGGAGGGGCAGTATTAAGTGATTTTGCTCAACCGCCCGACCTTGATGACAAACTCCTGGCGCAATGGTTTAATATGTTAAACGCAAAACTTGATTCCATTATCAATTCCCTCTCAGTTGAACGTGAGGGCTTCAGCTCTTTAATCTTTCAAATGGTTACGATAAGCGGCAGCGGGATGGGTTTCGAGTCCAAAAAAAAGTACAATAAAGGAGATATCCTTGAAATAAAGATTTTACTTTACATGTATCCGCATGTGACTCTTTGTGTATATGGAGATGTGGTCAATTCTGAGCAGGACGGCGATAGCTTCAAGACGTCCGTCAAGTATACTCAAATGAGTGATGATATAAGAGATGAGATCATAAAGTTTGTTTTTCAAAGACAGAGGGAACTCCTCAGTGCGAAAAGAGGATGAATTTACATTAATATATGATAGCTATAATAGGATTCATCGTTGTTACAGTCGCCATTGCTGCCGGCTATCTCATGGAGCATGGCAATCTCGCTGTTCTGTTCCAGCCTGCCGAGATTGTTATTATCTTTGGTGCGGCTACCGGGGCTTTTCTGATTGCATCGCCCATTAAGGTAGTTAAGTCAACAATAGGTAGTGTTGCAAAGGTATTTACCAACAAGCCTTATGTAAAAAATGATTACCTGGACATTCTGATGTTATTGAGCGAGATATTTTACAAGATCAGAAAACAGGGACTCGTGTCAATAGAAGGCGATGTTGATGATCCAAAAGAAAGCTCGATTTTTAAGAATTATCCGAAAATCCTTAAAAACCACCATGCCATTACCTTTATTACGGATACACTGAGAATGGTCATAACGACAACGATCGAGCCGCATGAGCTTGAATCATTAATGGAAACAGAGCTGGAAGAACATCATGAGGATGCTTTGATACCTGCAAAGAGCCTAACGACTACAGCAGATGCCTTACCAGGATTAGGTATTGTGGCCGCCGTATTGGGGGTTGTCTTGACCATGGGGAAAATAGGTGAGCCCCCCGAGGTTTTAGGACACAGTATTGGGGCGGCGCTGGTCGGCACATTCCTTGGTGTTCTCATGTGCTATGGTTATGTGGGACCTATGGCAAAAAACCTGGAATTTATTGCCCAGGAAGAACTCCAGTATTTGAATGTCCTGAAAATTGCCCTCAAATCATTTGTCAGCAATAATGCAGCGCCCATGGTTGCAATTGAATTCGGCAGAAGGGCGATTCCGGCAAAACAAAGACCTTCCTTTGTAGAGGTTGAAGACGCTGTACGGAAGGTAAGAAAATAATGGCTGACGAAGCCGTCTGGTTTTATCAAGATCGACATTTTGCGGGATTATCATGGCTGAGAGATTAAGACCTATCATTGTTATCAAAAAGATAAAGAAACATGCGGAACACCACGGTGGGTCGTGGAAAGTCGCCTATGCGGACTTTGTTACGGCCATGATGGCATTTTTTCTGCTGCTGTGGTTGTTGTCGATGGTTTCTCCTGAAAAAAGAATCGCATTATCTCAATACTTCAAAGAATTCAGCATCTTTAAGGAAGAAGGAGAAAAGGTTACCAAGGGAGGGTTGGGAATTCTTGATCAAAAGGGTATTGGTAGCGTGCGCGGTATTGCACCGGGAAGAATGCAAGGGATGTCTCCCGAGAAATTGAAGGGAAAGATTAAGGCAGCGGTGGAAGCAAACCTGAAGACATTGAAAGATCAGGTTCTCGTTGATGTTCGTGAAGGGACAGTGAGAATACAGATTGTTGATAACGAGGGAAGTCAAATGTTTCTTTTGGGCAGTGCAAATCCCACTGAAAAAGCCTTGGAAATATTGTCGCTGGTATCTGAGACGATAAAAGATACACCAAATAGAATTATTGTTGAGGGGCATACCGATGCCCTTCCTTACAAAGGAGGTGAAACGACGAACTGGGAGCTCTCTACCGCCAGGGCTTCAGCGGCAAGGCGTGTTCTGGAAAACGATGGAATAACACCGGACAGGATTGCAAAAGTAATTGGATATGCGGATAATGAACTGCTCATCAAACTCTATCCGAATG carries:
- a CDS encoding OmpA family protein, with translation MAERLRPIIVIKKIKKHAEHHGGSWKVAYADFVTAMMAFFLLLWLLSMVSPEKRIALSQYFKEFSIFKEEGEKVTKGGLGILDQKGIGSVRGIAPGRMQGMSPEKLKGKIKAAVEANLKTLKDQVLVDVREGTVRIQIVDNEGSQMFLLGSANPTEKALEILSLVSETIKDTPNRIIVEGHTDALPYKGGETTNWELSTARASAARRVLENDGITPDRIAKVIGYADNELLIKLYPNDPRNRRISIILQPVQYTNTIQTLNK
- a CDS encoding PilZ domain-containing protein, with product MDYTNDKKYQDAREYARVTAYLPLEVRLIPPEEREVHISRISGGAVLSDFAQPPDLDDKLLAQWFNMLNAKLDSIINSLSVEREGFSSLIFQMVTISGSGMGFESKKKYNKGDILEIKILLYMYPHVTLCVYGDVVNSEQDGDSFKTSVKYTQMSDDIRDEIIKFVFQRQRELLSAKRG
- the motA gene encoding flagellar motor stator protein MotA encodes the protein MIAIIGFIVVTVAIAAGYLMEHGNLAVLFQPAEIVIIFGAATGAFLIASPIKVVKSTIGSVAKVFTNKPYVKNDYLDILMLLSEIFYKIRKQGLVSIEGDVDDPKESSIFKNYPKILKNHHAITFITDTLRMVITTTIEPHELESLMETELEEHHEDALIPAKSLTTTADALPGLGIVAAVLGVVLTMGKIGEPPEVLGHSIGAALVGTFLGVLMCYGYVGPMAKNLEFIAQEELQYLNVLKIALKSFVSNNAAPMVAIEFGRRAIPAKQRPSFVEVEDAVRKVRK
- a CDS encoding chemotaxis protein CheA, which gives rise to MSHDQLMRLIDEIASKFLFLDDRDIDIPTAGNLLNQLDAIIKGTEVLKIDPLMCVAKGLSLLLEKKILDEIKDAGAVFTTFEKGITMMQEIEQSYAKTGGYQGDINGFMESVCHLTGEAPPVIEFTQSTVEICQEPDSKVSAGSEKEVEVQDESLLRDFIIEGLEYINEIEMNILYLEQDPENKDYVNTIFRPFHSIKGVASFLNLENIRDLAHHLENLLDKVRNNELSVTPHVIDVILDGADALKAMIGRHRDRLEGKTVTPLEIDIPALEKRIKSVQEGTNEKPELKKIGEILVEDGLISEDTLEEVLEVAKTPPEKRIGEALIAEGKVTPKQVSQALRKQTSQVVDTTSIRVDTRKLDDLIDMVGELVITQSMIRQSPIVQSNKERKFFRDISQLVSITSELQRTSMSLRMIPIKQTFQRMSRLVRDLSKSAGKSVNVFTVGEDTEIDRNMTEEIYNPLVHLIRNAVDHGIEPPEERIKAGKRETGTIQLKAYHKGGNIMIEISDDGKGLNKEKILKKALANGIIDSATGFSDQDIYRFILLPGLSTADKVTDVSGRGVGMDVVKQAVDKLRGKIEINSHYGTGTTFVTSFPLTLAIIDGMIVRVGREKYIVPTATIRRLLRPAKEAYNSVIGRGEVVNVMGKLLPLVRLHDLFEIEPDCRNPWEATVVVVEGENKSKCLLVDEIIGQEEVVIKGLSESLRHVKGVSGGAILGDGNIGLILDTEGLFELSEM
- a CDS encoding chemotaxis response regulator protein-glutamate methylesterase; translation: MTKQKIKILIVDDSAVVRKILSEELSKFPDIEVVGTAPDPFVARDKILKLQPEVITLDIEMPRMDGLTFLKKLMKHYPLPVIIVSSLTLKGSKLALEAMEIGAVDVIAKPGGSYSVGDMSDMLAEKIRVAATANISRRYEDTTDTGKPEPIRALAETTHKVIAIGASTGGTEALKDVLTRMPPNSPGIIVVQHMPAHFTTAFAERLNSLCQVSVKEAGDNDSVTTGTVLVAPGNYHMLLRRSGARYYVEVKDGPRVHHQRPSVDILFKSTAKYAGPNSIGVILTGMGADGAEGLLEMKQAGAKTIAQDEKTCVVFGMPKEAIKLGAADKVVPLGQVAQEILRVV
- a CDS encoding response regulator, whose product is MDVKKIKILVVDDFATMRKVIRNLLKQSGFENVTEAEDGVVALNILKTTKVDFVISDWNMPNMTGIELLRSVRADAELSKTPFLMVTAESLKENVVEAVKAGVSDYIVKPFTHEVLGEKIDKIMKNVN
- a CDS encoding chemotaxis protein CheX, giving the protein MDVKFINPFLGGTVEVLTTMAFVNPKPGKPYLKKNNLAKGDVSGIIGITGTIRGSLALSFSTGSILKIVSNMLGEEITSINGDIRDAVGEITNMVSGAARKRIEAMGYSLAASIPTVVSGKEHSIMHVMGGPSVVIPFEMEGGSFVVDVCMGDPQ